Proteins co-encoded in one Terriglobia bacterium genomic window:
- the chrA gene encoding chromate efflux transporter, whose product MATVNSNTALGKAPATPAAVAPPSLAALFTAFLTLGLTAFGGPAMVAYIRELAVDKKRWVDEESFESGVALCQAIPGATAMQSAGYVGLRVRGVAGAVATFIGFGVPAFVLMMSLSALYGRTHELPVMLSAFSGLRAIIVALVANATVTFGRTSLKRTSHVFIAAMAAVLFFAEVSPFLVIVLAGLLALALFRVSPGQPGAEFACRPIAPTTKAVAVLLAAATLAFLGLWIFERRLFNVAALMFRIDLFAFGGGFSSIPLLFHEVVDVRHWIDSSTLLNGIVLGQITPGPIVITATFVGYLFAGVAGGVAGTVGIFLPSFLMLVAVAPHFDRLRSSPRFNHVIGGILCSFVGLLLTVTVRFTHSVPWDWTHVLLAVAAFIALRYRVNVLWTVLVGTGLSIVLCR is encoded by the coding sequence TTGGCGACGGTCAACAGCAACACGGCACTAGGGAAGGCGCCTGCGACGCCTGCGGCTGTTGCACCGCCGTCGTTAGCTGCGTTGTTTACGGCATTCCTGACTCTCGGACTGACCGCCTTTGGCGGTCCCGCGATGGTGGCCTACATCCGGGAACTGGCCGTCGACAAGAAGCGGTGGGTGGACGAGGAGTCGTTCGAAAGCGGGGTTGCGCTCTGCCAGGCGATTCCAGGCGCGACCGCGATGCAAAGTGCCGGGTACGTCGGTTTGCGGGTGCGCGGCGTGGCCGGTGCAGTCGCCACCTTCATTGGCTTCGGAGTGCCAGCGTTTGTGTTGATGATGTCGCTGTCGGCGCTCTACGGGCGTACGCACGAACTGCCCGTTATGTTATCCGCGTTCAGCGGACTGCGTGCGATCATCGTGGCCCTGGTCGCCAACGCAACGGTCACGTTCGGCCGAACCTCGCTGAAGCGCACGTCTCATGTCTTCATCGCTGCGATGGCGGCAGTTCTCTTCTTTGCCGAAGTAAGTCCCTTCCTGGTGATCGTGCTGGCTGGGCTGCTGGCCCTGGCCCTCTTCCGCGTTAGCCCAGGGCAGCCTGGTGCCGAGTTCGCGTGCCGCCCGATCGCGCCCACGACAAAAGCTGTTGCTGTTTTACTTGCGGCGGCGACGCTCGCGTTCCTAGGGCTCTGGATCTTCGAACGGCGACTTTTTAATGTCGCGGCGCTGATGTTTCGCATTGATCTGTTTGCTTTCGGCGGCGGCTTCTCGTCGATACCGCTTCTGTTCCACGAAGTGGTTGATGTCCGCCATTGGATTGACTCGAGCACGTTGCTGAATGGAATCGTACTCGGCCAAATCACCCCTGGTCCCATTGTGATCACGGCGACATTCGTTGGCTATCTTTTCGCCGGAGTTGCGGGCGGCGTGGCGGGGACCGTCGGAATTTTTCTGCCTTCGTTTCTCATGCTCGTGGCGGTAGCACCACATTTCGACCGCTTGCGCAGCTCGCCGCGATTCAACCACGTCATCGGCGGCATCCTGTGTTCGTTCGTTGGGCTGCTGCTGACCGTTACCGTTCGTTTTACACACAGCGTCCCCTGGGACTGGACGCACGTGCTGCTTGCGGTCGCCGCGTTCATCGCGCTGCGCTACCGCGTGAATGTTCTCTGGACCGTGCTAGTCGGCACGGGGCTCTCGATTGTTTTGTGCCGATGA
- a CDS encoding winged helix-turn-helix domain-containing protein: MPKPCLSGSFHFGDEFELNIPAYELRSRGTPLRLKPNAMELLLLLVERRGQLVTREEIVERIWGKNVFVDSDNSINSAISRIRQALRDDTSRPRFIQTVSGKGYRFIAAVSSGTPNSVPHLANPMHPQPACILGREGEIKDICAELRRPDVRLLTLLGVGGVGKTSLAKAVAGVLRPEFVDGVFFVDLTDIRRPELVSFTIEQVLGIRSAEPNPDALKEYLIPRKLLLVLDNFEQVLPAANGIAELLAVAANLKIVVTSRALLRLRDEHEYIVPPLVTPDAPEECTFTELSRYGAVRLFAERAKAVRPTFELTRENAPTVAQICARVEGLPLAIELAAARIKLLSPQSILSRLDHRLKLLSGGLRDIPGRQQTMSAAIEWSYDLLNQDEQRLFRSLSVFAGGFTVEAAENVLQDKDVIERTTSLVNQSLLAVRETGAAAPRLYMLEVVREFAFERLESSCEGRSVRKAHAACFMSVAEEAEPHLQGAQPAPWLHRLDLECDNIRAALSWSVVNEIETAARIAAAIRYFWLFRGYLTEALNVLTEILSAAESVPRAVRCKLLSTAGNIAKFQGDYGFARAMYEQGLSEGRTIGDLSQVSLFCRGLGGLSMEQGDHSSALVFAQQALTAAREADDEFGVARSINLQADLARATGDDKFACPLYEEALQICRRLGNTYGVSNILTNLAAAEYGLGDYASARAHFVESLGMCVTPGGSIVGDTITISYALDGFAALAIEEGAADFAATLAGAADRLRESMNYNIEPAERRFRAGYMAQVQKSLTNEELSNMYGLGRTLKLQRSVALALGTQSGYADSQ; this comes from the coding sequence TTGCCGAAGCCATGCCTGTCCGGTTCCTTCCACTTTGGCGACGAGTTCGAGCTGAATATTCCTGCCTACGAACTGCGCTCGCGCGGAACTCCGCTCCGATTGAAACCGAACGCGATGGAGTTGTTATTACTGCTGGTTGAGCGCCGGGGACAATTGGTTACGCGCGAAGAAATCGTCGAAAGGATATGGGGTAAGAACGTCTTCGTCGATTCTGACAACAGTATCAATAGCGCTATCAGCAGAATCCGTCAGGCGCTTCGGGACGATACCTCGCGACCTCGCTTTATCCAGACGGTATCCGGCAAAGGCTATCGGTTCATCGCAGCGGTTTCGTCTGGAACGCCCAACTCGGTGCCGCATTTGGCCAACCCCATGCACCCGCAACCCGCATGCATTCTGGGCCGCGAGGGTGAGATCAAAGACATCTGCGCAGAACTGCGACGGCCCGATGTCCGGCTTCTTACTCTGCTCGGTGTCGGCGGAGTCGGAAAGACCAGCTTGGCCAAAGCCGTTGCCGGGGTGTTGCGGCCAGAATTCGTAGACGGTGTGTTCTTCGTCGACTTGACCGATATTCGGCGGCCTGAACTGGTGTCCTTCACAATCGAGCAGGTGCTGGGGATCAGGAGTGCCGAGCCGAACCCGGACGCGTTGAAGGAGTACCTCATCCCGCGAAAGCTCTTGCTTGTCCTCGACAACTTCGAGCAAGTTCTCCCCGCTGCTAATGGCATTGCCGAGTTGCTCGCAGTCGCTGCCAACTTGAAGATCGTCGTTACCAGCCGTGCGCTCCTCCGGTTGCGGGATGAACATGAATACATCGTTCCGCCGCTCGTCACGCCGGATGCTCCTGAAGAATGCACGTTCACCGAACTTTCGCGTTATGGAGCGGTACGTCTCTTCGCGGAACGCGCAAAAGCCGTGCGGCCAACCTTCGAGCTGACACGTGAGAATGCCCCGACCGTGGCCCAGATCTGCGCGAGGGTCGAGGGCTTACCTCTTGCAATTGAACTTGCTGCCGCGCGTATCAAGCTGCTCTCGCCACAGTCCATTCTTTCCCGACTTGATCATCGACTGAAGCTGCTGAGCGGCGGTTTGCGTGACATTCCGGGCCGCCAGCAAACGATGAGTGCCGCCATTGAATGGAGCTATGATCTGCTGAACCAGGATGAGCAGCGACTCTTTCGATCGCTCTCGGTTTTTGCGGGCGGCTTTACCGTCGAAGCCGCCGAAAACGTGCTGCAGGACAAGGACGTGATTGAACGCACTACTTCACTGGTCAACCAGAGCCTGCTCGCCGTCCGCGAAACCGGGGCAGCCGCGCCGCGCCTTTACATGCTCGAGGTGGTTCGGGAATTTGCGTTCGAGCGTCTGGAAAGCAGTTGCGAGGGCCGGTCGGTCCGCAAGGCCCATGCCGCCTGTTTCATGTCCGTTGCCGAAGAAGCCGAGCCACATTTGCAGGGCGCGCAACCTGCCCCCTGGCTGCATCGCCTCGACCTTGAATGCGACAATATACGGGCGGCGCTCAGTTGGTCTGTTGTTAACGAAATCGAAACCGCTGCGCGCATCGCTGCCGCCATCCGGTATTTCTGGCTCTTCCGCGGCTACCTGACCGAGGCATTGAACGTACTCACTGAGATACTGAGCGCCGCTGAGAGCGTCCCGCGCGCGGTTCGCTGCAAGCTGTTGAGCACCGCCGGGAATATCGCAAAGTTCCAGGGAGACTACGGATTCGCGCGTGCCATGTACGAGCAGGGCCTGTCGGAAGGGCGCACAATCGGGGACCTATCCCAAGTTTCTCTATTCTGCCGTGGATTGGGCGGACTTTCCATGGAGCAAGGCGACCATTCCAGCGCACTGGTATTTGCCCAACAAGCGCTCACGGCGGCGCGCGAAGCGGACGACGAGTTCGGAGTTGCGAGGTCAATCAACCTGCAAGCCGACCTGGCCCGCGCGACAGGTGACGACAAATTTGCCTGCCCGTTATACGAGGAGGCACTGCAGATTTGCCGTCGTCTCGGTAACACATACGGCGTATCTAACATCCTCACAAATTTGGCCGCCGCGGAATATGGTCTGGGTGACTACGCTTCTGCGCGAGCCCACTTCGTTGAGAGCCTTGGGATGTGCGTAACTCCTGGCGGAAGCATTGTCGGAGATACCATCACCATCTCGTATGCGCTGGACGGCTTCGCGGCACTCGCAATCGAAGAGGGCGCCGCCGACTTTGCGGCTACTCTCGCTGGCGCTGCCGATCGCCTGCGCGAATCCATGAACTACAATATCGAGCCCGCCGAGCGCCGCTTCCGGGCAGGCTACATGGCACAAGTGCAGAAATCGCTTACGAATGAGGAATTGTCGAACATGTACGGGCTTGGCCGCACACTGAAATTGCAGCGAAGCGTCGCCCTGGCGCTCGGAACTCAAAGTGGATATGCGGATTCGCAGTGA
- a CDS encoding PilZ domain-containing protein produces MRDRLSHDANDECAGDYPEMDLVRMNANVTSMERRSATRFQLKLPLTLRSGDRSLQAFTCDVSARGVLFYTDTAWLGDSQLEFDITFPPEITLSTSLRVRCRGKIIRVMPPSAIGIGIAAAIQNYEFLNGSEP; encoded by the coding sequence ATGAGAGACAGGCTCTCCCACGATGCGAATGACGAGTGCGCTGGCGATTACCCAGAAATGGACCTCGTCCGAATGAATGCAAACGTGACCTCGATGGAGAGGCGTAGCGCCACGCGTTTCCAGCTTAAGTTGCCGTTGACCTTGAGGTCGGGCGACCGATCGCTGCAAGCGTTCACCTGCGATGTGAGTGCTCGGGGGGTATTGTTTTACACCGATACGGCTTGGCTCGGCGATTCGCAGCTGGAATTTGACATAACCTTCCCGCCGGAAATCACACTGTCGACAAGCCTGCGCGTGCGCTGCCGCGGCAAGATCATACGGGTCATGCCACCCAGCGCGATCGGCATCGGCATAGCTGCCGCTATTCAAAATTACGAGTTCTTGAATGGATCGGAGCCGTAA
- a CDS encoding EAL domain-containing protein, with amino-acid sequence MDIRGLNLALSSVLLLIFAWILHKQRRGQTQFWFAGWLALVGATALSFVSAVSPDIASTVLVCATELAGALFIASVSTLCDHPVRRWLLAFAIAVPSIAFTIAGQTTIRYSISALAIGSIALAGIAALELSHHGKTAVYPWTALVVAGLICSATAVAAVGHGFDYSLRILVSSLFLVAGCLYIRKFPRFSLGVLIASCGLFSWGAALFLDPSVLPDPTMSESNGLLVIAKYLVAIGMIVTILEEQIEEAGVYSQQLLHQANHDILTSLPNRILLQDRLNQALARCRRSKSMMAVFSIDLDRFKHINDNFGHRVGDLYLKEVAQRLASRVRDGDTIARTGGDEFTAVLENVRSPEDASNVARALLETLQRPLLIEGSNHLASASIGVAVYPFDGGDSDALRRAAEQAMFRAKHSGSGHLETSTEEARETLEIESTLRRALEIGGFHLQFQPQVRRDGSIAALEALLRFRHPKLGMLPPSRFIPIAEESGLIVPIGDWVLQEVCRQGVEWKSRFGTGVKIAVNVSPLQFSRADFAMNVASIFRKSGYDPSLIELELTETLVMRDVQESSRQLSQLKRLGFHIAVDDFGTGYSSLSYLHQLPIDTLKIDKSFIDKVTEPSGTRPIVEAVLSLSKSLSLTTIAEGVETSEQCAILNHLGCDIIQGFYFFKPLPVDSVEQLLLTKVPYSQTQSFAPVPAGD; translated from the coding sequence GTGGATATTCGCGGGCTCAATTTGGCGCTTTCGTCCGTGCTGCTGCTGATCTTTGCGTGGATCCTGCATAAGCAGCGCCGCGGACAAACGCAGTTCTGGTTCGCCGGCTGGCTTGCCCTGGTCGGCGCGACCGCGCTGAGCTTCGTTTCAGCCGTCTCGCCCGACATCGCGTCCACAGTATTGGTCTGCGCGACCGAACTCGCGGGGGCGCTGTTCATCGCCTCCGTATCTACCCTTTGCGATCATCCCGTTCGGCGCTGGCTACTCGCGTTTGCGATTGCTGTGCCGTCGATTGCCTTTACGATCGCGGGACAAACTACGATTCGCTATTCGATTTCAGCGCTCGCAATCGGATCCATCGCTCTCGCTGGCATTGCAGCACTCGAATTGAGCCACCATGGCAAGACCGCTGTCTATCCGTGGACAGCGCTGGTTGTGGCAGGCCTGATCTGCTCAGCCACCGCCGTTGCGGCGGTTGGACACGGCTTTGACTACAGTCTCCGGATACTCGTTTCCAGTTTGTTCCTGGTTGCCGGCTGCCTCTATATCCGTAAGTTTCCGCGTTTCTCGCTGGGCGTGCTCATCGCGTCATGCGGATTGTTCTCCTGGGGCGCCGCGCTGTTCCTGGATCCCTCGGTGTTGCCGGACCCGACCATGTCCGAGTCCAACGGACTCTTGGTGATTGCAAAATACCTGGTCGCGATCGGCATGATCGTTACCATCCTCGAGGAGCAGATTGAGGAGGCAGGTGTCTACAGCCAGCAACTTCTGCACCAGGCCAATCACGACATACTCACGTCGTTGCCAAACCGGATCCTGCTACAGGACCGCCTGAACCAGGCGTTGGCTCGTTGCCGCCGCAGCAAGAGCATGATGGCGGTCTTCTCCATCGACCTTGATCGCTTCAAGCACATCAACGACAACTTCGGACATCGCGTCGGCGACCTGTACCTGAAAGAAGTCGCACAGCGACTGGCATCCCGCGTACGCGACGGCGATACAATCGCGCGAACCGGTGGAGACGAGTTCACCGCAGTCCTGGAGAACGTCCGCTCGCCCGAAGATGCTTCCAACGTCGCTCGGGCGTTGCTGGAAACCTTGCAGCGACCGCTGCTCATCGAAGGCTCCAACCATCTGGCTTCGGCAAGCATTGGAGTCGCCGTGTATCCGTTCGATGGGGGCGACTCGGACGCGCTGCGCCGCGCGGCCGAACAGGCCATGTTCCGCGCCAAGCACTCCGGCTCAGGACACCTCGAGACGTCAACCGAAGAAGCCCGCGAGACGCTCGAGATCGAAAGCACGTTGCGGAGGGCGCTCGAGATCGGCGGCTTCCACCTGCAGTTCCAGCCGCAGGTTCGGCGCGACGGCTCGATTGCCGCGCTGGAAGCTCTGCTTCGTTTCCGTCACCCGAAGCTTGGCATGCTTCCGCCTTCGCGTTTCATTCCGATCGCCGAGGAAAGCGGGCTGATCGTTCCCATTGGCGACTGGGTCTTGCAGGAAGTCTGCCGTCAGGGCGTGGAGTGGAAATCGCGCTTCGGGACAGGCGTAAAGATCGCGGTCAACGTTTCGCCGCTGCAGTTCTCGCGCGCCGACTTTGCGATGAATGTCGCGTCGATTTTCCGGAAGAGCGGTTACGATCCGAGCCTGATCGAACTCGAACTTACTGAAACTCTGGTCATGCGCGATGTCCAGGAATCTTCGCGTCAGCTTAGCCAACTCAAACGTCTGGGGTTCCACATCGCGGTCGACGACTTCGGCACCGGGTATTCATCCCTCAGCTACCTGCACCAGTTGCCGATCGATACGCTGAAGATCGACAAATCCTTCATCGACAAGGTCACCGAGCCGTCGGGAACACGCCCGATCGTCGAAGCCGTGTTGTCGCTTTCCAAGAGCTTGAGCCTGACGACGATTGCGGAGGGCGTGGAAACCAGCGAGCAGTGCGCGATCCTTAATCACCTCGGCTGCGACATCATCCAGGGCTTCTACTTCTTCAAGCCGCTTCCAGTCGATTCTGTCGAGCAATTGCTGTTGACGAAGGTCCCGTACAGCCAGACCCAGAGCTTTGCGCCGGTGCCGGCGGGCGACTAG
- a CDS encoding PEP-CTERM sorting domain-containing protein, whose translation MTKKFVIGVLFVALLGLGVGTAFADTIDLSSSSYVGYVHPGTPSSESDEVAYINNLIAQAANSTTTIGSYTYYRSSNTDSYPTAVLAGNTGNCTDCSTSIDVSGYDYLLAKYGTDDYIWYVAGLTTVDIPASLGQGLGLSHWTLFDPSGTPPVPEPTSMALLGTGLFGVAGAIRRKLRK comes from the coding sequence ATGACAAAGAAATTCGTGATTGGCGTGCTTTTCGTAGCCTTGCTCGGATTAGGCGTCGGCACGGCATTTGCAGACACGATCGATCTCAGTTCCTCAAGCTATGTGGGCTATGTGCATCCTGGCACTCCGTCCAGCGAATCTGACGAAGTGGCCTACATCAACAACCTGATTGCTCAGGCGGCCAACTCGACCACGACCATCGGTAGTTACACGTATTATCGCAGCTCAAACACGGATAGCTACCCGACAGCGGTCTTGGCCGGCAATACGGGCAACTGCACGGACTGCAGCACTTCGATAGACGTATCGGGGTACGACTATCTCCTTGCCAAGTACGGTACTGATGATTACATCTGGTACGTGGCAGGTCTCACGACGGTCGACATCCCGGCGAGCCTCGGGCAGGGCCTCGGCTTATCGCATTGGACTCTGTTCGATCCAAGCGGCACTCCGCCGGTTCCGGAGCCGACCTCGATGGCTCTGCTCGGCACGGGATTGTTCGGAGTGGCCGGAGCGATTCGGCGGAAGCTCCGCAAGTAG
- a CDS encoding sigma-54 dependent transcriptional regulator — protein sequence MDIAAQRAAGVNPDSDSPPEEVIFGISPAMAEIRRVIERAAAVNIPVLLTGESGTGKDLIARMFHQYSGVSNGNFVKVNCPAIPGNLLESELFGYERGAFTGAFAVKPGRVDHANGGTLFLDEISELDYDLQAKILQLLQDGTYMRIGGQEMRQTKLRLVCATNRDLHAEVAQGTFRQDLYYRIAVITVRTPPLRERIADLPVIADYFVQTYGERYNAKVKPLPVAVMNEMLRYHWPGNIRELQNLIRRYVILGTPDSILMELCVPPKDGISLDVEFDGQVSLRKVTREAVRKLEAKLILKVLKANNWNRRKTAKALKISYRALLYKIRDAGLPSRTQTVPGQETEIASAGATSETLPEA from the coding sequence ATGGATATTGCTGCACAACGCGCTGCCGGCGTGAATCCGGATTCGGATTCCCCACCGGAGGAAGTAATCTTCGGCATTTCGCCGGCAATGGCTGAGATCCGTCGCGTTATTGAGCGGGCGGCAGCGGTCAACATTCCGGTTCTGTTAACCGGCGAAAGCGGAACCGGCAAAGACCTGATCGCCCGGATGTTCCATCAATACTCAGGTGTTTCCAACGGGAACTTCGTAAAGGTGAACTGTCCTGCAATTCCCGGCAATTTGCTGGAGAGCGAACTGTTCGGGTACGAGCGCGGTGCGTTTACCGGTGCATTCGCAGTCAAACCTGGCAGAGTTGACCACGCAAACGGCGGCACGCTCTTCCTCGACGAGATCTCTGAACTCGACTACGACCTGCAGGCGAAGATCCTGCAACTGCTGCAGGATGGAACGTATATGCGGATCGGCGGACAGGAGATGCGGCAAACGAAGCTGCGCCTGGTGTGCGCTACTAACCGCGATCTGCACGCCGAAGTTGCGCAAGGAACCTTTCGACAGGATCTGTATTACCGCATCGCGGTGATCACGGTTCGCACGCCGCCACTGCGTGAACGGATCGCCGACCTTCCGGTAATCGCGGATTACTTCGTTCAAACCTATGGAGAGCGGTACAACGCCAAGGTGAAGCCGCTTCCTGTGGCGGTGATGAATGAGATGCTGCGCTATCACTGGCCGGGGAACATCCGCGAATTGCAGAACCTGATCCGGCGCTACGTCATTCTCGGCACGCCAGATTCCATTTTGATGGAATTATGTGTGCCGCCGAAAGACGGTATCAGTCTGGACGTCGAGTTCGATGGACAGGTTTCGCTGCGCAAGGTGACGCGCGAAGCGGTTCGCAAACTGGAAGCGAAACTGATCCTCAAAGTTCTGAAAGCCAACAATTGGAATCGCCGCAAAACCGCAAAAGCTCTGAAAATCAGCTACCGCGCATTGCTCTACAAGATTCGCGACGCGGGCCTGCCGAGCCGAACGCAAACGGTGCCCGGGCAGGAGACGGAAATCGCCTCGGCGGGGGCGACCTCGGAGACGTTGCCAGAGGCGTAG
- a CDS encoding sigma-54 dependent transcriptional regulator, with translation MIEDDPGLQQYVRTVFDRDQYSLTVCATGDEGLSKLHMRPDLVLLDMFLHESDGMEVLRQIKSAAPSLKVIGLSCCHDSRFSVNAMRAGARDVLLKPFQRNELLEVVEQVLGPNDPSIETNQIRLDDQNVFIFASQSMREIRYQCSLVARVDIPVLILGDSGTGKEVLAKYIHKTSPRASRMFLKVNCAAMPGDLLESELFGYEQGAFTGANRSKPGKFELANHGSIFLDEIGEMPPALQAKLLHVLQDGTFSRLGARNAVKVDVRVIAATNIDIKAAIAQKRFREDLFYRLNGFTLNLPPLRKRKEEIPIVMQYFVTRLADEFGRETPPISDQLIQACMDYDWPGNLRELENFVKRYIVLGDESHMIAELMSLTPVAAMRAPGSSLPNPGDLKKLVRNLKEDAELEAIARALDKTNWNRKQAATELKISYKALLYKIKQYGIQPPPDGTSA, from the coding sequence TTGATCGAGGACGATCCCGGCCTGCAGCAATACGTGCGCACCGTTTTCGACCGCGATCAATACTCGCTCACTGTCTGCGCCACCGGTGACGAAGGGCTCTCGAAGCTCCACATGCGGCCTGACCTCGTTCTGCTCGATATGTTTCTTCACGAGTCCGACGGAATGGAAGTTCTCCGCCAGATCAAGTCGGCGGCACCTTCGCTGAAAGTCATTGGGCTCTCCTGCTGCCACGATTCGCGCTTCAGTGTTAACGCAATGCGTGCCGGGGCGCGCGATGTCTTGCTCAAACCCTTTCAGCGGAACGAGTTGCTTGAAGTTGTCGAACAGGTGCTTGGCCCCAACGATCCCAGCATTGAGACAAACCAGATTCGCCTGGACGACCAGAACGTCTTCATCTTTGCCAGCCAGAGCATGCGCGAAATTCGTTACCAGTGCTCTCTGGTTGCCCGCGTCGACATTCCGGTCCTGATCCTTGGCGACAGCGGAACCGGAAAAGAAGTCTTGGCCAAGTACATTCATAAGACTTCGCCCCGTGCCAGCCGCATGTTCCTCAAAGTGAACTGCGCCGCCATGCCCGGCGACCTTCTGGAAAGCGAACTGTTTGGCTATGAACAGGGAGCTTTCACGGGCGCGAACCGTTCCAAGCCCGGAAAGTTCGAACTCGCCAATCACGGCAGCATTTTCCTCGACGAAATCGGAGAAATGCCGCCGGCCTTGCAGGCGAAGCTGTTGCACGTTCTGCAGGACGGAACGTTCTCTCGCCTCGGCGCGCGCAATGCCGTAAAGGTCGACGTTCGCGTCATCGCCGCCACCAACATCGACATAAAAGCAGCCATCGCCCAGAAGCGCTTCCGCGAAGACCTCTTCTACCGCCTGAACGGCTTCACACTCAATCTCCCGCCATTGCGCAAACGCAAGGAAGAGATTCCAATCGTCATGCAATATTTCGTAACCCGGCTCGCCGACGAGTTCGGCCGCGAAACTCCGCCCATCTCCGATCAGCTGATTCAGGCTTGCATGGATTACGATTGGCCCGGCAATCTGCGCGAGTTGGAAAATTTCGTTAAGCGCTACATCGTGCTCGGCGACGAATCCCACATGATCGCCGAACTGATGAGCCTCACTCCGGTAGCTGCGATGCGCGCCCCCGGCTCTTCCTTACCGAATCCCGGCGACCTCAAGAAGCTCGTCCGCAACCTGAAGGAAGATGCTGAACTGGAGGCGATCGCCCGCGCCCTCGACAAAACCAACTGGAACCGCAAGCAGGCCGCGACCGAGCTGAAGATCAGTTACAAGGCGCTGCTTTACAAGATCAAACAGTACGGTATCCAGCCGCCGCCAGACGGCACATCGGCATAG